Proteins from a single region of Punica granatum isolate Tunisia-2019 chromosome 8, ASM765513v2, whole genome shotgun sequence:
- the LOC116188950 gene encoding uncharacterized protein LOC116188950 encodes MQFSTSLGSGRMASPSVVRGPAARPPARLGSGGNGWMATPIVFEVPDTKPPGPLGSGSIVIQGPDAEPSTLLSSGRMATPAVQGLAAKPSGGLICKFKLKRYETAFMCNICMVDSYDTEGYHCNHCNLSRHKGCIKLASEINIDPGPNDIFRGGCTFKLHKKPKQARNSQNETWANYCMVCGLLIKSYSYHFRSTLGNQDLNMHPCCAELARHNRVPYELQLEEQHKCVWCSKDRPPEASHAGPMNYFCWSYKLTETGGRRYRIHVHCYRKMVNRARRSIVQSGHNARGGNHPIEIVLKGRGNGDTGRGNGDIDISWERLLRKGANIILNRMT; translated from the exons atgcagttttcaacttcTCTCGGCTCGGGAAGGATGGCGAGTCCTAGTGTTGTTCGAGGACCTGCTGCAAGACCACctgctcggctcggctcgggaGGGAATGGCTGGATGGCGACTCCTATTGTTTTCGAAGTACCAGATACAAAACCACCCGGTCCACTCGGCTCGGGATCTATTGTTATTCAAGGACCTGATGCAGAACCGTCCACTCTGCTCAGCTCGGGAAGGATGGCGACTCCGGCTGTTCAAGGACTTGCTGCAAAACCATCCGGTGGGCTTATCTGCAAGTTCAAATTGAAGAGATACGAGACCGCGTTTATGTGTAATATATGCATGGTGGATAGTTATGATACTGAAGGATACCATTGTAATCACTGCAATCTGTCTCGTCACAAGGGCTGCATCAAGCTAGCCAGTGAAATTAACATCGACCCCGGGCCAAATGACATCTTTCGCGGAGGTTGCACATTCAAGCTTCACAAGAAGCCAAAGCAAG cACGGAATTCGCAGAATGAAACTTGGGCCAACTACTGCATGGTTTGCGGGCTCCTGATCAAAAGCTACAGCTATCACTTCCGGTCCACGTTAGGCAATCAGGACTTGAATATGCACCCTTGCTGCGCGGAGCTCGCCAGACACAACCGTGTGCCATACGAGCTCCAGCTGGAGGAACAGCATAAGTGCGTGTGGTGCAGCAAGGACCGACCCCCTGAGGCCTCCCATGCGGGCCCAATGAACTATTTCTGTTGGTCGTACAAGTTGACAGAGACAGGCGGCAGGAGATACCGCATTCATGTGCACTGCTACAGGAAAATGGTGAATCGGGCCCGGAGAAGCATCGTCCAGTCAGGCCACAACGCACGTGGAGGTAATCATCCCATAGAGATTGTCCTGAAAGGAAGGGGGAATGGGGACACTGGAAGGGGGAATGGGGACATAGATATAAGCTGGGAGAGACTACTGAGGAAAGGGGCAAATATTATCCTTAATCGAATgacttaa
- the LOC116189155 gene encoding uncharacterized protein LOC116189155 has product MATNSVPTPTPKPVARDPCKFELKKYKTVFTCYVCMVESYDTERYRCNHCDRARHKCCIQLKDAIQLKPGPNLTFINGFTFTLKPKPHTAPDSRNQEWADYCIVCGMLIKHYSYYYRKDTDRKDVNMHPGCAALIGHDGEVKPRPYELQVKEKPNCVWCGKRRPQGAPWGAPADFFCWSYKLTDGKNNRIHVHCYSEMGIQALKSIVQSDDYVSGDGRINIILKRSQNHDENILDKILKEAIKTVLELAVDPTQIITSFID; this is encoded by the exons ATGGCGACTAATTCTGTTCCAACACCTACTCCAAAACCAGTCGCTCGGGACCCCTGCAAGTTCGAATTGAAGAAATACAAGACCGTGTTTACATGTTATGTATGTATGGTGGAGAGCTACGATACTGAAAGATACCGGTGCAATCACTGCGATCGGGCTCGTCACAAGTGCTGCATCCAGCTAAAAGATGCTATCCAACTCAAACCCGGGCCAAACCTCACATTTATCAACGGTTTCACGTTCACGCTCAAACCTAAACCACACACAG cgCCGGATTCAAGAAATCAAGAATGGGCCGATTACTGCATCGTGTGCGGGATGCTGATCAAACACTACAGCTATTACTACAGAAAGGACACAGATAGAAAGGATGTGAATATGCACCCGGGCTGTGCCGCACTCATCGGGCACGATGGTGAGGTTAAACCCCGGCCGTACGAGCTCCAGGTGAAGGAAAAGCCTAACTGTGTTTGGTGCGGCAAAAGACGACCCCAGGGGGCCCCTTGGGGGGCCCCAGCAGACTTTTTCTGTTGGTCGTACAAGTTAACGGACGGCAAGAACAACCGAATCCATGTCCACTGCTATTCGGAAATGGGGATTCAGGCCTTGAAGAGCATTGTTCAATCAGACGACTATGTTAGTGGTGATGGTAGAATAAACATCATCCTGAAACGGAGCCAGAATCATGATGAAAATATATTGGATAAAATATTAAAGGAAGCAATTAAAACGGTCCTGGAACTTGCAGTAGATCCCACCCAAATCATAACAAGCTTTATTGATTGA